The DNA sequence CTGCGCGGAGATGTCCAGGTGGGTCACGACGGCGCCCCCGCCGGGCAGGCCCAGCGGTACTGCTTCCAGCGCAACCCATCGCGCACCGGCCGACCACCCGGTGTGCAGTTCGGCGCGGAAGATCGCGCGGCGTCCGGCGACGACGTCGAGGACGCCGTCGGGGATGTCGTGGTCGCCGGTCGTCCCGATGATCATGCTGGTCAGCAGCGCGGCGTAGTCGTCGCCGAGTCGGGGATGCGTGCCCCGGGCGGTCAACGGTTGGTCGAGGAACTCCCGGTTGGCCGCGACGACCGACCCTGCGCCGTCGAGCACGCAGGTGCGTCCCGGCAGCGAGTCGACGACGGCCTCGGCGAACCGGCGGCGCTCGTCACGTTCCTGCTCCGCCCGCACCAGCGCGGTGACGTCCCGATTGACCGACACCGCGCCGGTCGGCACGCCCTGGGTGTCGCGCAGCAAGGTGACGGAGGTGTCCACGTCGACCTCGCGGCCGTCGAGCCGGCCGCCTCGGGCTCGCTGCACCACGCGGCACGACCAGCGGCCGTGGGCGTACAGGGTGTCCCACAGTTGTCCCACGTCCGCGCCGTCGGGGTACCGGGTCTCCACCACGCTGTCCCACGGCCGGCCGACGGCGTCGGCGGCAGCGATGCCGTACAGGTGCTCCGCGGCGGGGTTCCACAACCGGACCCGGCGGTCGGTGCCCAGCGCCACGATGGCGTCCGAGACACCGTCCACCAGAAGCTCGGAGAGCTCCTGCTCACGGTTCACGACGCCCCTCCACCGACTCCGCCGCCCCCCCCGGGCGCGGTCAGCCTAACCGGGCCGGCAGCGCCGCCGCTCTGCCAGGATCACCGGGTGCGGACCGCCGGCCTCGTCGTGCTGTGGATCCCGGTGGTGCTGTGGTGTGACCGCGTCGCGTCGCCGGCGGCCCAGGTCGGGCTGGGCGTGGCGACCTGGGCGCTGCTGATCGGCCTGCTGTGGCGGCGCCCGGTGCCGGTGCGGGTGCAGACCGCGGTCGTCGTGGTGTTCGCCACGGTCGTCGAGTACGTGTTCTCCGGCTGGCTCGGGGTGTACGAGTACCGGCTGGACCACGTGCCGGCGTATGTGCCGCCCGGGCACGGCCTGGTGTACCTGGCTGCGGTCGCCGTCGCCGGTTCCCCGCTCGCCGTCGCGTACCGCCGGCCGCTGGTGGCAGCCACGGTGGTCGTCGCCAGCGGCTGGGCGGCGTGGGGGGTGTTCGTCTCGCCGCGGCCGGACGTGTTGGGGGCGTTCTGGTTGCTGTGCCTGCTGGGATTCCTGGCCGTCGGCCGGGCTCCGCTGCTGTACGTCGGAGCGTTCGTGGTGGTGTCGTGGCTGGAACTGCTCGGCACGGCATGGGGTGTCTGGCAGTGGCAACCGGTGGACACGCTGGTCGGCTGGGTCAGCATCGGCAACCCGCCGAGCGTCGCCGCCGGCGGTTACGGCTGGTTCGACCTGGCCGCCGTGGCCGTCACACCGCTGCTCCTGCGGCTGGTCGGCCGGGTACGGCGCTGGGGACTCCGCCGGGCGACCCCTCAGCTGCCGGAGTCGAGGACGCGCACCGCCGCGGCATGCAGCAGCCCGTTGCTGGTGAGCGTGCCGGCCCGGCCGAGCGCGTCCGGGTCACCGCCGTACGACGTCCCGTCGTAGCCGCCGATGGTGCCGCCGGCCTCCTCGACGATGGGGATGAGGGCCGCGACGTCCCAGGGGGACAGCTCGGGTTCGGCGGCGAGGTCGACCGCTCCCTCGGCCACCAGGACGTGGGACCAGAAGTCGCCGTAGGCCCGAGTCCGCCAGCAGGTCCGGATCAGCTGGGCCAGACCGGGTTCCGCGCCTCGCACGTCCCAGCCCCGATCGTCGGAGTACGAGAACGAGGCGTCGCCGAGCTCGGCGACCGCGCTCACCCGCAGCCGCCGCGGCCCCGCTGTCGCCGGCTCCGTGCACCAGGCGCCCTGGCCGGCCGCCGCCCACCAGCGGCGGCCCAACGCCGGTGCCGACGCCACCCCCAGCACGACCCGGCCGTCGGCGACCAGCGCGATCAGCGTCGCCCATACCGGGACGCCGCGGACGTAGTTTTTGGTCCCGTCGATCGGGTCGACGATCCAGCACCGGCCGGCTCGGGCCGGCCGGGTGTGGTCTGGGGGAGCGCCGCGCGAACCGTCGCCGTACTCCTCGCCGAGCACGTCGTCGGCCGGCCGCTGCTGCGCCAGGGTGTCGCGGACCAGGCGCTCGATGGCCAGGTCGACGTCGGTGACCGGGGTCAGGTCGGGTTTGGCGCTGACCGTCAGATCCGCGGCCCGGAACCGGGCGAGCGTGACCTCGTCGGCAGCGTCGGCCAGCCGCAACGCCAGCGCCAGGTCGGCGGCGTACGCCCCCGCGCCTGCCCCAGCCACGGCCGCTTCGGGCGCATCGGTCACGGCCGCGCCAGCCACGGCCGCCTCGGTCGCGGCCGCCTCGGGCTCGGCGTCGGAAGTCACAGCGCCGCACGCTACCGCCGCCCGCGGTCACCGCCGTGGCGCTCCGCTGCCGCCGCCGGCAGCGGTCGCGCTCCGCCGTCGCGCGACACGGTCACGCGCCGCCGGTAGCGGCGACGTTGCTTGAACGCCTCGGATGGTTCGGCGACAGTGTGCGCGTGCCGGACTTCGTGCTGGATCTTCCGCTGCATCCGTTGGTGGTCCACGCCGTGGTGGTGCTGGTGCCGTTGACCGCGATCGGCGGTGTGCTCTCGGCGTTGTGGCCGTCGTTCTCCCGGCGCTTCGGCGTCCTCGTCGTCGTGCTCGGCGGTGCCGCGACGGTCGCCGCGGTCGTCGCCCGCCAGGCCGGCTACGCCCTCGACGAGCGTGTCCCGGCACCGTCTGACCACGAGCGGCTCGGGACCTGGGTGCCGCTGGTCGTGTTCGTCCTGTTCCTGGCGGTGCTGGCGCTCTGGCTCCTCGACCGCGGCACCCCGCGGGACCGGCCCCGCCGCCCGGTCACCTGGGTGGCGGCGGTCGCGGTCGTGCTGTCCGCGGTGCTGGCCACCGGCTGGGTGATCGTGGTGGGGCACAGCGGGTCCGGCGCGGTCTGGAGCGGCGTGGTCAACCTGCCGCCGGAGGACGACTGACTCCCGCCCGCCCGCCGGTTCAGGCCGGTGCGGCCGGGTCGCTGTCGGCTCGGCTGCGCAGCAGCCGGCGGAGCGATGCCAGCCGCGCGGGGCCGCCCGCTCCGGCGTGGCCGCCGTCGACCCAGGCGTCGAGGGCACACTCCGGCTCGTCGTGGCCGCACCCGCGCGGGCAGTCCGCCGTACCGGCCGCCAGGTCAGGGAACGCGGCCAGGACGCGGGCGGCGGCCAGCCCGGCCAGTCCAAAGGACCGGATGCCGGGGGTGTCCACGATCCAGCCGCCGCCGGGCAGCGGCAGGGCCACCGCGGAGGTCGAGGTATGGCGGCCGCGGCCGGTGACGTCGTTCACCGTGCCGGTGCTGCGCCCCGCTCCGGGGACCAGCGCGTTCACCAGCGTCGATTTGCCCACCCCGGAACTGCCGACCAGGACGGTGATGCGGCCCTCCAGTCGCTGTCGCAGCTGGCTGAGGTCTTCGCCGCGGGTGGTCGCCACGACCGGCACGTCGAGCGCGGCGTACTGCGCCACAAGGGAATCCGCGGCGGCGAGGTCGGACTTCGTCAGCACGAGCAGGGGTTCCAGGCCGCCGTCGTACGCCGCGACCAGGCAGCGGTCGAGCAGCCGGGGCTGCGGGTCGGGTTCGGCCAGGGCGACGACCACGGCCAACTGCTCGGCGTTGGCCACGATCACGCGCTCGACCGGATCGGAGTCGTCGGCGGTACGGCGCAGCGTCGTGGTCCGCGGGGCGACCCGGATCAGCCGCGCCAGGGTGTCGGCGGATCCGGAGACGTCGCCGACCAGATTCACCCGGTCGCCGACCACGACCCCCTTGCGGCCCAGCTCTCGGGCCTTGACGGCGGTGACCTGGTGCCCGGCAGGCGAAGTCGGGTCGTGGTCCGGCAGCACCACCGTGAACCTGCCGCGGTCGACGGCGACGACGAATCCGTCGACGGCGCGGGCGTGGGCCGGGCGTTCCTTGGACCGCGGCCGGGACTTGCCTCGTCCGGGACGGACGCGGACGTCGTCCTCGTCCAGGTCCCGTGGGCTCACGCGCCGAGCACCGCCGCGGCCGCGCGGGGTTCGAGCATCGCTGCCCACATGGCGTCGAAGCCCGGCAGCGTCTTGCTCGTCGTCGCGATGTCCTCGACCTGCACGCCTGGTACGGCGAGCCCGAGAACCGCTGCGGCAGTAGCCATTCGGTGATCGTCGTACGTCCGGAACAGGCCCCCGCGCAGCGGCTGCGGCTTGATCTTGAGTCCGTCGGGGCGCTCGGTGACCCGGCCGCCGAGGTTGTTGATCTCGTGCGTGAGGGCGGCGAGCCGGTCGGTCTCGTGGCCGCGCAGATGCGCGATCCCGCGCAGCCGGGACGGGCCGTCGGCCAGCGCGCACAGCGCCGCGACGACCGGCGTGAGTTCCCCGACGTCGTGCAGGTCGAGGTCGACCCCGGTGACCCGGCCGTTGCCGGCGACGGTCAGACCGTCCCCGGCCAGGGTGACCGAGCCCCCCATGGCGGTGAGGATCTCGCGCAGCGCGTCGCCTGCCTGGGTGGTCGATTCGGGCCATCCCGGCACGGTGACGCGGCCGCCGGTCACCAACGCCGCGGCCAGGAACGGCGCGGCGTTGGACAGGTCCGGCTCGACCGTGCGGTCCAGCGCTGCCAGGGGACCGGGATGGACCCGCCACGTCGCCGACCGCGGGTCGGTCGTGTCGGCGTCGACGAGCACGCCGTGGTCGCGCAGCATCGCCACGGTCATCGCGATGTGGGGCAGCGAGGGCACCGCGTCGCCCCGGTGCCGGACCGTGACGCCGTCGCGGAACCTCGCCCCGACCAGCAGTAGCGCCGAGACGAACTGACTGGAGCTGGACGCGTCCAGCACTACCTCGCCGCCGGCCACCTTGCCGGTGCCGTGGACGGTGAACGGCAGGGTGCCGCGGCCGTCGTCGGCCACCTCCACTCCCAGCGACCGCAGCGCGTCGACGACGGCGCTCATCGGCCGCACCCGGGCGCGTGGGTCCCCGTCGAACCGGACGTCGCCGCGGGCGAGGGCGGCGACCGGGGGGACGAACCGCATGACGGTGCCTGCCAGGCCGCAGTCGACGTGCGCCGGGCCGTGCAACGGGCCGGGCCGGACCGCCCAGTCGCGGTGGCCGGGATCGTCGGACACATCGACGATCTCGGCGCCGAGGCTGCGTAGCGCCTTGGCCATCAGCTTGGTGTCGCGG is a window from the Actinomycetota bacterium genome containing:
- the rsgA gene encoding ribosome small subunit-dependent GTPase A, which codes for MARIDHPGRRRAARDPHRHGGLGHPGRGRSDRRRQRPGHRGRPRPARRRGTHAGRRGAVRAGRRPVPAARDRASARPRDRPARRPHARDQQPRRPGHRAPRRTQDQAAAAARGPVPDVRRSPNGYCRSGSRARRTRRAGRGHRDDEQDAAGLRRHVGSDARTPRGRGGARRVSPRDLDEDDVRVRPGRGKSRPRSKERPAHARAVDGFVVAVDRGRFTVVLPDHDPTSPAGHQVTAVKARELGRKGVVVGDRVNLVGDVSGSADTLARLIRVAPRTTTLRRTADDSDPVERVIVANAEQLAVVVALAEPDPQPRLLDRCLVAAYDGGLEPLLVLTKSDLAAADSLVAQYAALDVPVVATTRGEDLSQLRQRLEGRITVLVGSSGVGKSTLVNALVPGAGRSTGTVNDVTGRGRHTSTSAVALPLPGGGWIVDTPGIRSFGLAGLAAARVLAAFPDLAAGTADCPRGCGHDEPECALDAWVDGGHAGAGGPARLASLRRLLRSRADSDPAAPA
- a CDS encoding histidinol phosphatase; amino-acid sequence: MAGAGAGAYAADLALALRLADAADEVTLARFRAADLTVSAKPDLTPVTDVDLAIERLVRDTLAQQRPADDVLGEEYGDGSRGAPPDHTRPARAGRCWIVDPIDGTKNYVRGVPVWATLIALVADGRVVLGVASAPALGRRWWAAAGQGAWCTEPATAGPRRLRVSAVAELGDASFSYSDDRGWDVRGAEPGLAQLIRTCWRTRAYGDFWSHVLVAEGAVDLAAEPELSPWDVAALIPIVEEAGGTIGGYDGTSYGGDPDALGRAGTLTSNGLLHAAAVRVLDSGS